In Cinclus cinclus chromosome 1, bCinCin1.1, whole genome shotgun sequence, the sequence cttccttctcttccttcctgccttcccttccttcctgccttcccttccttcctgccttccttccttcctccctcccttccttccttcctgatgcaggcattctttctttttctacttttccATCCATATTAAAAGCTATTTGTATCTGTTGGAATCATGCTTGTGTGCATCATCCTCACCAACACACAAGTCCCTCTTGATGACAACACACTCCACCACACattatgctctttttttttactgtagcaTCCAAAACACTTGCCTGAAGGGTTGATCACTGAAACACATGCCAGAATTGGTGGCAGTGACCATGAATACCACCAAAGATGGTGGAATGCCAGAATCTCCATGATCTGATAACACTGTGCATGTACCACTACTGATTTGAAATGGGCTCCCTCATGTATTATCAAGCTCTCTAACtcccttatttttaaaagcttccccccccccccccagtatTTTGCCACGATTACTataagagagaaagaaatttggAACTTTTCTACCTACTAGTAAGAggataaagaaacaaacaagcatGTTGGCTCCACTCAAAGCATACTGAGGCTCTACTGCAAGCTACATTTATATTTCTACTTGTTAACACTGACTAGTGAAAACACCCGTAACTCCTCAGTGCAGCCACTGAAATCTGTAACTTTCTACAACcctttttaatttgtatttctcAGCAAAACTCAGTAGGCAAGACAGGCTTAAAACAGCTTAAGAAACCCCATCTGGAGCTGGAATACAGACCCTAGGGGCTGGCATATCTGATGCCCAGGAAACACCCTTCCCACCATTTAGAAACACAACAACTTTAGTCTTGGGGCTCACTGCTACAACCAAAATAACAAGTACGAAAGCAAAAGGTGCCTAATGAAAACGGTTTATGTcaacaatattttaataaatgtaagCATATATTTTCCAGTTAAGTGCTCTTCTCCATAATGCTATTAAAATGTGATGAAACTAGGAGTGGCGAGTTGGAAGCAAAGAGAAGGAAGTAGTTCTGGAAACAATGTGCAATtgagcagcagagctctccaCTGAAGGCCTTGCTGTGGGTGCTGAAAGGTTCCTTGGGCCAAAAAATCAACTGGGTGGATTCACAGAATAGAAGCTCTCCTTCTCACAGAAAGAAGCCTCTGCAGTGCCATGCTCCCACACAACCTCCCTTATTCAGAAATTTCAGGACTTGTAATGTTCCCCCTGCCCTGTGATGCCTTCACAAGCGTGGATTTCCTGTAAGAGACTTCTAGGCAGCACCTCGTGCCAACGGAAGCACGCTCCAGAACATGGTCTGACTGGGCACCCCCCCAGGGCTGCATCTACCCCAGTTCAGTCCACTGTTACTACAGCaaaggcaggcagggctggaacGTCAGcggctgctgctctctgcaatcACGCAATCCCATAATTTCTCAAGAGAAGCCGCCTCTTGTTCCAGCAGACCACAAGGCTACCACCTTTATCACATGAGCTGTGTCATCTGCTGCACTCCCAGAACTCGGTAACGTGAGGACGGACCGCAGACACCCATCACTTGGAGACAAAAGGACTTACTGTCCAGTGACCAGGGGACAGAGAGATCACATGCAGGGACGCCTGGGAGAGATCTCCATCTCCAGCAGTGAACTGAGTCAACATCTCTTCCTGCGTCTGTTACAGTGACAAAGATAATGAAAAGGGGAGCTCAAAGAAAATGTAACCATTTGTGTGTGCACTGAAAGATGTAAGGGGAAAACTAAACAAGATGACAGTCTAAAATCATATGCATTAAGCTAAACTAGTTAGGGCTACTAACTGGATGCTGTAATGGGACTTTCTCATCTCTAGTAGTTGTGATTCCacagttgtttggttttgttgttttgttggtttttttttttaaaaaaaggaaagttaagAACTATATGATCATCTATCCCATTTAATCTATACTTTACAAATTATCAAGAACTGAAATGTAGCATTTCAGAGAACTTATTTTGCACAGCCTGTGTGCTTTGACCTTAACATCAAGGGAGGTGAATTACTGGCTTCTGTGTTCTCCTGGCAGCAAAAGAACAGATAGGTAATAACGATGAAATTATTGTAACAAAAATAACATGGAATTCCAAAGAGCTGTAGATCCACAGATCTTGTCTTCTAGGCACCTTGAATGCTGAGGAGTAGTAGATGGACTTTGGATTCTGGCCCAGTTGATAGTTATTTGACTTCTTAATCCAGAGCTGGGATGCTGTGAAATGAAAACCTAGCAACCCTCCAGGGGTAAAGACAGTGAGTTCAGTTATTTTACTTATTAAGGCCTTCAGGTGTGTTGATTTTCCTTTAGGTTTCCATACCTGGAAGAGGGACAGATTTTCCAGGTGACTGGAGGACCGGACAAGCAGGGCAGATGACCCCTTTCTGCCcaagtgctgtgctggggagggccagTAGTGGGCTTGCAGTGACAATGACACAACAGTAGCTGCCCAGTGCCTCCCTGTTTACATATGCTCAGCTGAAAATAACCTCCTACCTCTGTCCTTCAACTGGTGAGAAAATTAGCTAATGTCTGCGCAGAGCCTGAAAATACAGATTCATCAATATTATAATGACTTCCCAGAGATCCCTGGGAAGAGTAAGTAAGTCAGCCAAAGCTAATGATAACAACACTATTTTTGTATGGCACTTACTCTTTACAACTTACACTCCCTTGGTAATACCACTCGAAAAGCGCCCTCCTTGCAGAAGCACGTATGCTAGTGAAACTCAATTGTAATGAAATACTTGGTGGAGCTGCACTACACAAACGCAGCTCTATCCCCCTGCACTCTGGAGTCAAGAGCTCTATTTCAGCGCAGCACCACAGTGCCAGCACTCAGAGCAGCGTGACCAAGTACTGCTCTTTCAGCGAGAAGATTAAGCCTCTCCACATAGGCAATTTTCTAAGGAGCAATGACTGCTGCACACCTGCACTAAGGCTGAATACTTCCAGTGCACCACGGCAGGCTAAGGGTGAGGTCACAGAGACTTCAAGCACGTAGAAATGAGCGCTCTCtatctttctctttctctcctccccGTCCCAAGGCGAAGGAAAACCGGCAGTCGTCCCTGCTATGCAGGGACATAGCTGATCTGGGAAGAGACCCAAGTCCTGGAATCTGCAGGAAACCTAAATTAAACTCCTGCTTCTAATCACATCCTGACGTGACTCGCCCTCCATTCTGGAAGCATCCCCGGTGGGAAACACAGCTGGGGAGTATTTCGGCTGTGATGATGTCAACCCGCTCCGATAGGCTTTTCTGTAAGGTGACAATTTGCCGGGTGACACCCGTGTGCCAGGCCCTGGATTGTACAGCCTCGGACTTGCTCCATTTCTGCCAGAGGATGGCACTCCACCCCCTGCAAAGGCGCAGCTCTTCCCCGGACTGAAGCCCATTGCCAGCCTTGACAGCGCTGTGACCGAGATGTGACACAAACGCTACCTGCTCATGTGTACCTCTTCTGCTGTGCGGACACCAACGgcctggctgcaggcagagaaacgTAAGAAAGGTGACAATTGCACAGTGGAGATTGCTAGTTTTGAAGTCTCGTTATGCGAGGCACCACGGCAAATTATAGTAACTGGTCCTGATCCAAGGACAGTTCCTCTAACCATGATGCCTGAAATGTGCCAAAATGCAGTTAAGTAGTGGGGAGGAAAATCGAGTCTCTATACTGAAAGCACCAGAGGCTCGACCTCAATCAGCTGTGCAGGTGCAGGCACATACACGAACAAATCCACATAGGGAATCTGCCTGTTTGACTTGAGAAGGAAGACATGCCACATGTAGTGAATTAGCATGTATGTACATTTGGGGAAGGACAGGCAATGGGCTGCTGAGACTCTAAGAAATTTTCTGTGTGATCTGCTCCTCGGTACCACCAGTATTCTCTTCCAAACCATCAGCTTGAGGTGTGTTACTACCTGTGTCCATGCCCAGTTCCTCTCAttctccctctttctcattctgcttCTCCAGCACTGAGGTTGCAGCATCAGATTTGCCGTGCAGATGCTGGAGTTCACAGCACtcacaccaaaacaaaaaagacttGCAACAGGATTATTTAAATTGAGTACCTCCAGGAAGACAAATGCTACACAGCACATCTGAACTTTCCAGCATCAACCAACAGAATCTAAAATGCTCAGAAAATGGACAGCATCAGGACAATGCTTTAAAATCAATATGCGCTCATTCTCAACCTAAAAACACCTTTGGAAAGTTACaggttttcttcctgctttgcaaacagaaacaaaggTCAGAAGAGCACAGCCTGCCCAGATACCTAGACggtttttccttccaaattgCACTTGACCACAGAGTTTACATGAGCCATGCAATGTTAAAACCAACTTCAAGCAAAGCCTCAGTAAAACTCTGTAGTGCACTTGAGTAACTTATGGGCATGAGAACCattcccaggcagctccaagcCATTTTAAGCCATGGAAATTTACTGCCTTGTGCCCTACCTATCTCTTTAGGGTAGGTTTTGACCCGATTCTATCATGACCTTTCTGGTGTGAATGGTAAAAATCACCTATCAAAATGAAGAATGTAACCTTTCATACTCCTTACATCATCTGGTATTTTaatcaaaacccacaaaattcaCGTAAGTCTTCCTGTGAGTTCTCCAGCTATAAAAGAGAGCCATTTTATATCCAAGAGTCTACATTTATGATCAGTGTGACCTGATGGCTCCCCCATCAGGCTGCCCCATGGTTCCCAGAACAACGAGGGGGATGATTTTTGGTCAACAACTTGAATCACAGATGGATGAAGAACCAAGCCCGAGTGGATCCAACGCAAGTGAGCTGTGATGTGGCCTGGGCAGCCAGAGGATGCATCCCAGTCCAACCCCCCCAGCCCATCATGTGCTGCCATTACCTGTGCTCGATGCTCTCCCACCGCAAACTGTATGATGGCGATGCCTGGGCTATGGCTGTCTTCGATCCTCTCCACAGTGCTGGAGTCTATTTTCAGGTCATTGCTGATTTCCGCACTCTGTATGAAGTCTTCTGTTTTCAAGTCCTCTACTTTCTTCAGCTCCCCATTGGCCAGCTGGATGATTGACCCCTTCATGAAGTAAGGGGGCAGCGTGGGGGGCGCAGCGGCAGGGGAGGCAATGGACTGCACCACAGGCAGGTGGATCTGCGCCTGCACCATGGCGGCCTGGTAGGCAGGCTGGGTGGTGAGGGGCTCCGCGCTGAAGTTCTCGCTCTTGGGGACGGCGGTGGTGACGAACGTGTGAGGCACTGCTGCAAACTGAGGAGACGACGTGACGATCGCAGGCGCGACTCCCGACGGCTCGACGTCCGCGCTGCCGACCGGTATCAGCAGGGACTGGGTGCCCGGGATCACCAGGTGCTGCGGCAGGCTGCTGGGGTAGCCGATGGCTTGCTGCTGGCCGCTCAAGTAGCCGATCACCGGCGGCTGGGTCCCAGTGTAGAAAGCTGTCGCCGGCAGCCCCACGGGGAGTTGCTCGGAGGCGCTGTGGGTGGTCTGAATGACGGTGTGAGGGGACAGCGTGGCCACTGCCTTCACCCCCTCGTGGCCCAGAGCCTGCTGCGGAGACAAGGCATAGGACCTGTGGGTTGGCTTTCCTAAGTGCAAACTTCCCTTGTCGTTGAGGGCTGAAGGAGAGGTCTCACGGTTGGCAGACTGCTGCACTTCCATGTCTGCCGTGGGCGTGTTGCTGTTGGGGACCACCATGACAGAGGCTCGGACACCTGAGGAATCCCGCACGCCGTACTCGGCGGGGCTCGAGTGGACCACCACGTGCCTGGTCTCGTAATGATGGGGAGCTGGTTTATTGCCTGCTTTGACTAGACCCATGTCGGCAGAAGGCGAAATGCCGTACCTCCGGCTCTTCTCTATCTCGCCATTCAGTACCTCCTTGGCTTGCATTGCCTGCAGCCGGCTGCTCTCAGGTTTCTTGGGGGGATCCCTGGTGACAAAGTGGCCCCCCGAGTCAGTGTACTGCACCACCACTTGGGAGGAAGGGCCGAGGGTGAGGGTGTGCGGGATCACTGTCTGATGTGGGTGCAGGGGGACTGGGATGGTTGGAGGAGAGACATTTCTGACAGTGctctgggaagagctggaaatgTGCACGTACTGGTTCTGCTGGGTGGGTGGAGGAGACCCAGCAGCAATCAGTCCAGGCGTCCTGACCAGGTGCGGCTCAACTTTGTGCCCCTGCTGGCTTAAGCCGCTCATGCTGGCCAGCAAAGTGGAATAAGCCTCCAGCTGGGAGCGCTGGGATGGAGTGGTCGCAACGGCTGTGGCCGCCGCCACGGCGCCGGTCGCAGAATTGGCTGTTGGGGAAATCAGCTGTGAGGGGATGAATCCGGTGTACGATCCACTGTACTGCGGCCCGACAAACTGGAAGGTGTGCTGCAGGTGAGTGTACTGCACGGGGGAAACGGGGGTCCCTGACTGGGAGAGGGCGGGCGAGTACACCGTGGGAAGAGTGGTAGAGGTTGGAACGGACCTGGGCGCACTCGGCGGGGAGtagtccagccctgcagacagtGACTTGTGCAAACCCTGCTGCAAGCCTGCTTCCACCGAGGAGGTGCCCCCGGGCCGGTGCCGGCCCCCCAGGCCGCCCTGGCCACTGGGTGTGCTGGGGAGCCATGCCAGGTTATCCGCACGGTGGTTTTCATTTGGCAGGACCGGCTTCACCTCCGAAGGCAGGCTGGTGGCAGGGATTTCTCGCTTCTTAGGTGGCAGGCATTCATTGCTCCGCTCTTGGTTGGATTTCATCTTTCGCCGTCCCCCCTCCACTGTGCTTGCTTCACTGTCTGGCTGGCTCTGATTTCAGTCTGATAAACGGAAAGTCACATTTGATTTCTGCAGGGGATCCAGTGACTTCATGAGGAATCATCTCCCTGTGAGCACGATCCTCCGACAGCTCCTCTGGATTCTGCAACAAAAGGGGGGGCAAGGGAGATGGGAGTTATATCATCAgcactgagaaataaaaacaaataagcaGACACCCTAAAtcagcaaacaggaaaaagacctctggtaaaaaaaaaaaaatggtcagGCATTGCCACTCTCAAGGAGCAGTTGACAGCTAGCTATGCtgtaaacagcagaaaaatcctGGGCATGTCTGCTAATgcatcaggaaaacattttaaaatttaggcATATCAGAAACAACCTGGCTGTAACTTGGCATGTTTAGCAGCAGTCATTAATTTCCCAAGGCCCATTCTCCTTCCTCTATGAAAACCCTCCATGTGTCTTATGGTGCTTGCTTTGTTCTTCCAGCCTCTTCTTCCCCTGCAATGATGACACTGCCTTCACCATAATTTGCCCTAAAAAACAcgggagcacagcagggatcCCTGAGGAACAGGCACAGACAAAATATTGTCAGCAACAAGTGAGTggtgcagagggaagggggtGGGTCAGTCCTAAACCCCTGGACTCCAGAGACACCAGCAGGGTGACTTCACGTGACACTGTGCAGGGTTGtagaggcagcagctgcctcctgtcccCACTCCACACCACAGCTCATTACAGGGACACGTGTGCTTCATCTCCCAGTCTGGCAATGAACCTCAGCCACGCGAGCTATTTacagcagcagcccagagccagggatggatctAAGCCAGGTTTTTGATGTCTGGTAGGGTGTTTTTGACCCAGTGCTTTGAACTCCCTCTGCTACTGATGCCTCACATTCAGGTGTCCAGGCCGGACTCTGCCTGGAGTAGCTCCCTACCATATGCAGGTAGGCCAGAGCCAGGTGCTGACACCATATCCATCTCTGGCAGGATCCAACCCCACCATTTCATAGCCACTGCTAGACCACAGAGGCTGTGGGTACCACACTCACGGCCATGGCCACAGGTCCAAACACTGAGCAAACTACTCAGCCTCAGGGACACCTGCCCAGAACTGGTCAGAAAAACATGTTTGAGTTTCCTGATCCAAATCATGAGCCTCCACCACTGTAAAAACTCGCAATTTTATACTGAGCTGATTTTGCTGTTGGAGCAAGTTGCTTTCTCTGCATTACCTATTTCATCCAAAGGCAACAAAGTATTTCTAACCCTTCTATTACCTCctaaagaaaatactgaaaccaaaatatatttactgtCTTCCTGAAACCTAGCTGGCATTGCCTAATCAACCTTCATGGAGAGTGAAACTTTTCCTCAGCCTCTGTCCCACCACTACCTGTCATCTGCATTTCTGGCTGTTTGGAAAGTTGTGCAAGAATGGGTGATGAGAAACCCCACACCTCACATAAGAGGCCACTCAACAAGAAAAGCATGCATTACATGTAAGAAGAATAGAGAGAAAGAATTAAGAGTGTATGTGAAAGAAGATGGAAATAAGATACAGCCCACTTTAAAGGAAATGCTGAGCAGCAGTAGTGATACTTATCTTATGGCAAGTAATATTCCTTTGGGGGatttctttccctgctgcctCATTTCTAATGAACAATAAGCCTGATGTTTATATGTGTATGAAGTACTTTGAAGACACACTAGGCTCAGATTAAACCTATCTTTAAAAGCACTCTTTACATTTATGGTCCTCCAAGCTGCTGTAAGCCTGCAGGAAAAGTCCAAACCTTCTAATGGTTTGATACAATCAGTCTTAACTTAATTATTCCATTCTTTAAATATTGATAAACAGTAATGAAACACCAATagctggagctgggggaggagggtAAAGCACTGTTACAGGGTAGATTCCCTGGCTTTGAGGAGACAGGGAGGATGACAGAACTCAGGGCAGCTTCAGATGTGCAAGAACTGGTGACACTTAGAGCACAGCAGCCCAGGCACTATCCTGACCTGCCCTGGTCTGTCAGTGCCATCACCTCGGCACCGTGACTGCAGCGACGTGGGcagccaggggacagggacagggtccCTGCTAGATCAGCACGGGccttcccctcctcctaacAGTTGCTCAGCGTGTCCTGGCAACAGCTAGAATTATTATATTACACATGacttacagatttttctttttaagttcgactaaaaataaaactgccgAGCTCACATTTGCGCAGTCATCCTTGGTTAACTTTAGCTCTCTGCAGCCTTCTGCCCCGGGCGGTTGGCTTGGGTAGGTAAGTCAGCAGAtcctggcccaggcagctgcccAGGGGGAACGTCCTCAGCATGGGGTGCTCATCCTGCTCCCCTTTGCCACAGGGAGCTTATGCTGGGTTTGGACCATCCCCCAATCTCTTCTGGAACATGAGCTGCAAATCCAGAATTTAAATATGCTCCCACGGGGaaaagctgggagcagaggcagagggcTGGCTTCTGCGCCTTCAACAGAGCAGGGAGCTCGTACATGGGACTGAACAGGAACAGGCTCTTTTGCTGTGATGGGTAAATCAGGCTCCCCAAAACTAGTGGTTCCAAAAGTCTGAGGCATCTGGGTTCAGCTTCTCTGCATTGAAAGTAGTACTATGAAGCTCTCTGAAATGGGATGAAGTTTCATTACGCAGGAACTGAAGCAAAGATTTTATTCTGCTAAATAGCATTGAACCACTGAGGTTTGGATGGCCTTCAATGCCAAAGCTAACATCCTTCAGAAATACCAAATACTAAATCTTTTGGGTCATgcattttggtttctttggtGTAAATCTTTTAGATGGCTGACTTCGTCTTTACCGGTAACAAAAGGGCTGCCCAAAATCTCCTGGAGAGCACAGGAGGAATGATTAAATTTAATGGAGACAAGGGATAAGACAGCCATAGAGCAGTAAATACTGCCTCACTTTTCCAAGCCCAAGCATTTCACAGTAGACTTTGAACTCTTAACAGACATAAGACTGGATTtgcaaaaaatgcaaatatgcaGCATAAAACAACCAACTTCAAGACCTAAAAGTAAAACAGTAACTTTTCAGCATAATTCAAGTTCCAGCAACAGCAAAGATACTAGAGAACTGATTTTGCTTGGGAAGCAATGAAAGAGAGACAACCCAAACAAGAGTATCTGAAAGGCAAGAGGTACAAGACCTGGCTAAACAGTTTTTTGCTGGCTGTCCTAGAAAGATGAACATCTGCCTTCTGTGGTGTGCCACAGGGTTTGTTATTtgtatgctttcttttttttctttctttcctttttttttttgttcaagaCATTTTTCTGAGACTCTGgagctttcctttctctttaattttagAGCTGTCAATCATGATTTGTAAGATATGCAAACGAGCAGGAAACACCAGGTgattttttgcttctgtgtgtgTCACAAGTGCGTGCGTGCGTGCAGGCATGTGTAATTATGGCTGGGAAGGTAGAAGGGACAAAGAGatcagggagagcagctggacTTTGGTATCTCTGGCAGTGAGTACACATGAAACATTGCTAAACTGTCTGGACAGCCAGTGTCCGCTGGCAGTCTGCCCACACTCAAATTCCTGGAAAGGCTTAAGGCAGAAAAGTAATCACTTGGAGGAGTCACCATCTGGGCTTGCTCTTGTCCCAGAGGGATTGCTCACTGGAGCTCTGGATGTGCATTTTCATGCAAAACTCCAGCGTCTCCTGGAAAGGCACTTCAAATGTCACCATGTTTcccaaaacagcatttttctaCTTATTTCAtctaataaatttaaaacataGGAGAAGATATTGGGTTACAGCTTCAGACGTTGACCTCCTTTATTTATCTGGAGTTCACTGCAGCAAAGGTAAAACCAGCAATGCAAGCATGTAAACACAGCGACATGCTGTGTCCCACCACCCAGGACTGAGCATTGGAATACAGAGAAGTTGGGGCCAGGAGCACAAACCACAGCAGCCCCCGGCTATGCAAACGGTGGGACTTCCACTGTCTTGAGAAATCAAGCACCTTCTCTGTCCCATGGTGCAGCTAGCatccttttttggggggggagtcTCTAAACCTCCTTCAAAAACGTGGTCCCTCATCCTCCTCTGGTCCCTGACCTCTCTGCATTGCCAGCAAGCTCACACCATCATGTGCCACCAGGAGGAAGGACTGGTGCAAGAAGCAAACACCCAAGGGGGGCAGTCGTCAGCTTCCAGCTTCAGAGATGCTCAGTTAAACCAGTCACTTATTGTCAAAATGCTCCTTTGATCGTAAATACTAAAAACACAGAGTTTCAACTTCCACTTTTCAGCTCCAGGTATGACCAGCAAACTCTCACACGTATCCGTGCACTAGAAAAACTGCGTCCCTCCTCCCTCAGGCACTGTTGCCCTGCCTGGCACGTAGATGTCAACGCAACATTCGAGGAGTCGAGCCTGGTACGCGGCTCTTTATGTCTGGGGTGTTACCGGGCAGATGCAGCAGCGCACTCTGATGCTCCCGCCTCAAATCACCCGCCCATCCTATCACAAGTGAGTAATTTCGGCAGCGCTGGGAATGAGTGAGAAGCGAGGCGCTTCGTCCCACCTCTCCCCGCCCCTCCAAGGAGGCTGGCATATTGCAGGATCACATTCGGAGAGACGAAAAGACAGACACACTGCAGAGGGCTCCGCAGCTGCATTCTGGCTCTCAGATCTGTACGACAGCTTTctccctgtcccccctcccccccccgccGCTCTACAGCCTGCCCGCTGCCAGCTA encodes:
- the ATXN1 gene encoding ataxin-1; this encodes MKSNQERSNECLPPKKREIPATSLPSEVKPVLPNENHRADNLAWLPSTPSGQGGLGGRHRPGGTSSVEAGLQQGLHKSLSAGLDYSPPSAPRSVPTSTTLPTVYSPALSQSGTPVSPVQYTHLQHTFQFVGPQYSGSYTGFIPSQLISPTANSATGAVAAATAVATTPSQRSQLEAYSTLLASMSGLSQQGHKVEPHLVRTPGLIAAGSPPPTQQNQYVHISSSSQSTVRNVSPPTIPVPLHPHQTVIPHTLTLGPSSQVVVQYTDSGGHFVTRDPPKKPESSRLQAMQAKEVLNGEIEKSRRYGISPSADMGLVKAGNKPAPHHYETRHVVVHSSPAEYGVRDSSGVRASVMVVPNSNTPTADMEVQQSANRETSPSALNDKGSLHLGKPTHRSYALSPQQALGHEGVKAVATLSPHTVIQTTHSASEQLPVGLPATAFYTGTQPPVIGYLSGQQQAIGYPSSLPQHLVIPGTQSLLIPVGSADVEPSGVAPAIVTSSPQFAAVPHTFVTTAVPKSENFSAEPLTTQPAYQAAMVQAQIHLPVVQSIASPAAAPPTLPPYFMKGSIIQLANGELKKVEDLKTEDFIQSAEISNDLKIDSSTVERIEDSHSPGIAIIQFAVGEHRAQVSVEVLVEYPFFVFGQGWSSCCPERTSQLFDLPCSKLSVGDVCISLTLKNLKNGSIKKGQPMDSASILLKHSKNDSLAGSRHRYAEQENGINQGSAQMLAENGELKFPDKIGLPAAPLLTKTEPSKPPATRKRRWSAPETRKLEKSEEEPPLTLPKPSFIPQEVKICIEGRSNVGK